One Emys orbicularis isolate rEmyOrb1 chromosome 20, rEmyOrb1.hap1, whole genome shotgun sequence genomic window, ccctacaataacacaccagTGTGTACAGCTTTCCAGTATCAAATCTCAGTAAACAACAAGCATCACTTAGTGTGAAGTCAGAAGCCCCCCCTCAAACGTACAACGACCCTAGTGGTTGGCTCTGACCAGCACCCCCCACGTCTCAGACAGGCTGGTGGGAGgggagccagcccagccctgctccccgagTCCTCTGGGTCGCTGTTCTCAGCAGACAacgcagccggagcgccggggccGGTTCATCTCCTGCCTCAGGTTCTGCATCTGCTGCTCCAACCGCGCCGCCTCCCCCCGGAACCCCTCGCGCAGCACCCGCTCCTGCTCCTGGGGGACAGAGCCGAGGGTTAGCGCCACCGACACAGAGCTGTGGGGATCTGGAGCGGGGGCCAGGGGTCCTGgatcccacctcccctccccgctctaaccaccagaccccaccctactcccctcccagagccaggagagaacccagaagtcctggctcccagccccaattAATGCCATGATCCCTTTCCCTGGCACCCTCTGGTATTTCTCCACCATCTCCCGCTGGTCGGCCAGGAGGCGCTGGTAGCCCCCGGGCACCGAGTAGCTCCCCTCAGAGACCCATtcagctcccagagctggggagagaaccagggggctcccacccccccgctccaGGCAGCCCaatcccagctccccaggggcaGGTACCTGCAGTTTCAGGGCCAGCACTCCCTGCTGCtcggccagcagctgcctcctgtccTGCTCCATCTTGGCCGTCAGCTGCCGGACGTGCTCCTCGTGGCTGCGCTCCtggtcctgcagcagctgctccgtCCTGGCCTGCATCTCCTGGCTCAGCTGGGCCTCCCGCTCGGCCGCCTCGGCCCGCGCCCGctccgctggggggggggggggggggcacatggtcAGGGCCAGGGGCTCGGAGTGCAGAGCCCTGGCCCGGGGTCACTGGGTCATCGGCGCCCAGGAGTCACCAGATCTATGGAGCcagagccctggccctggggTCACCACGTCCATGGGGCACTGGATGTATGGGGTGCTGGGGTCACCGGATCTATGGGGTGCTGGGGTCACCGGATCTATGGGTCACGGGCCTGGGAGGCCACAGAGACTGTACCCTGAGGCACCGGATCTATGGGGCTACAGAGCCCTGGCATCTGTGGGGTCCAGGAGTCACAGGATCTATAGGGCCGGGAGGGCCAGGGGTCACGGGGTCTATGGGGCCATGGCGTTCAGGGGGGTGAGTCTGTGGCCAAGGGATCACCAGATCCATAGGGCCGTGGGGGTCACAGGACTACGGGCCCCAGCTCTGGAGTCACCTTCGATCTCCCTCTGTCTGTCCGTGAGGCTCTGGTCCGTCTGCAGGACGGCCTGGGCCACCGTCTCCTTGGACTTCAGAAACTCCTGCAGCACCTCGGCCGCCTGGGGGCACCGGGGAGAAAGGGGCTGAGCCCGGGCCCTCAGCCCTTCCCGCCTGACCACCTGCGCCTGCTCCCCTCACAGATTGAGGGGCCCACAGCCCgtcccacctgcccccccacacatCGAGGGGcaaagcccctcccccctgcacctgcccccccccacagacaccagggggccccagaccagCCAGAGCCTCCGCGCTGCCCTCGCATCCCATCAGCCAGGGACGAACCTGGACCACAAACCCACAGCAGGATCCTCCCCCCCAGGGCGCCCACGGGCTGCGTGTGCAGCTCAGAGCCACGgccagagacagaacccaggagtcctggctcccagcctcccctgctctaacccaccagaccccactcccctcccagagccagagacagaacccaggagtcctggctcccagcctcccctgctctaacccaccagaccccactgccctcccagagccaggagagaacccaggagtcctggctcccagccccccctgctctaacccaccagaccccactcccctcccagagccagagacagaacccaggagtcctggctcccagccccccctgctctaaccactagcccccactcccagacctggggagagaacccaggagtcctggctcccagcctcccctgctctaacccaccagaccccactgccctcccagagccagagacagaacccaggagtcctggctcccagccccccctgctctaaccactagcccccactcccctcccagagccagagacagaacccaggagtcctggctcccagcctcccctgctctaacccaccagaccccactgcccccccagagccaggagagaacccaggagtcctggctcccagccccccctgctctaacccaccagaccccactcccctcccagagccagagacagaacccaggagtcctggctcccagccccccctgctctaaccactagcccccactcccagacctggggagagaacccaggagtcctggctcccagcccccctgctctaacccaccagaccccactgccctcccagagccaggagagaacccaggagtcctggctcccagccccccctgctctaacccaccagaccccactcccctcccagagccagagacagaacccaggagtcctggctcccagccccccctgctctaaccactagcccccactcccagacctggggagagaacccaggagtcctggctcccagcctcccctgctctaacccaccagaccccactgccctcccagagccagagacagaacccaggagtcctggctcccagccccccctgctctaaccactagcccccactcccctcccagagccagggagagaacccaggagtcctggctcccagccccccctgctctaaccactagcccccactcccctcccagagccagggagagaacccaggagtcctggctcccagccccccctgctctaaccactagcccccactcccctcccagagccagagacagaacccaggagtcctggctcccagccccccctgctctaaccactagcccccactcccctcccagagccagggagagaacccaggagtcctggctcccagccccccctgctctaacccaccagaccccactcccctcccagagccgggagggaacccaggagccctggctcccagcctcccctgctctaacccaccagaccccactcccctcccagagccagggatagaacccaggagtcctggctcccagccctagtTGATGCTATTCAGCCAATTCACCATGATCCCTTTCCCTGGCACCAGTTGGTATTTCTCCACCATCTCCCGCTGGTCATCCAGGAGGTGCTGGTAGCCCCCGGGCACCGAGTAGCTCCCCTCGCAGACccgctcctccagctcctgcGACAGCTCCATGAGCGCGGCCGTGCACCGGTCCGACGACGCCACCTCGTTCCGGCGGCAGAGCTCAGCGCGCTTGGAGTCCAGCTTGTCCTGTGGAGAGAGGGGACATCGGAGCTGGAGGGGAAAGGCctcgtgccccattccctgccccagagagccagACAGTGCCCCAGCTAGATCGGGGCCAGCGCCCCCAACACGTGAAAGGCCTCGTGCCCCATACACTGCCCCAGAGAGCCAGACagttccctgccctggggccagcaccCCCTGgaggccccatgccccattccccactccaCACAGCCAGCCagttccctgccctggggccagagcagggccaGTGGCCCCTAGAGGGAAAAGACCTTGTGTCCCATTCCCTGGCACatggagccagccagtccccaccctggggccagatcagGGCCAGCGCCCCCCGGAGCGGAAATGCCCCGTGCCCTGTTCCCCTGTGGGTCACTGCAGGCTagggcaggaggggctgtgccCCCATCGCAGGGTCCCTGGTACCTTCAGCTGCCGCTGGTATTGCTGCTCGTCGTCCTTGAAGGCGCGCGCCATGAACGCCCACAGCGCCTCCCGCTCGCACTGGGcgtgcagctccagcagctcctgcaCGGTCTCCGTGGGCAGCGCCGCCCGCCGCTCCAGCTGCTCCTCGTAGACAGCCACGGCCTCCCCCACCGCCGCCGAGTTCTCGATCTGCGCCAGGGCCAGCACCGCGCTCTCCATGCAGGGCACCGCCCCGCTGCGGATGGCGTCCACGTAGGTCACCGCCAGGTTCCCCAGCACTGCCGGAGGGGCAGGGTCAGCGCCAGGGGGCCTAGCGCGGCCGGAGGGGCAGGGTCAGCGCCAGGGGGCCCAGCGCGgccggaggggcaggggcagcgccagGTTCCCCAGCGCGGCCGGAGGGGCAGGGTCAGCGCCAGGTTCCCCAGTGCGgccggaggggcaggggcagcgccagGGGGCCTAGCGCGGCCGGAGGGGCAGGGTCAGCGCCAGGGAGCCCAGCGCGGCCGGAGGGGCAGAGTCAGCGCCAGGTTCCCCAGCACTGCCGGAGGGGGCAGGGTCAGCGCCAGGTTCCCCAGTGCGGCCGGAGGGGCAGGTTGCAGCGCCAGGGGGCCTAGCGCGGCTGGAGGGGCAGGGTCAGCGCCAGGGGGCCCAGCGCGGCCGGAGGGGCAGGGTCAGCGCCAGGTTCCCCAGCGCGGCCGGAGGGGATCAGGGGCAGCCTCCTTCCACCCAGGCCTTGCCCATACTGGCCCTGGACCCCTCCAAATGGCCAGCAGCCCCGGACCTGACCTGACCCTGCAGCACATATCCCAGCCTGGGATGCGCCCACATCCCTCCTCCTGCACTGGCATCCCCTGTCCACAGCCCCGCTCAGAACGTGCTCCACTCCCGATCCCCTGCCCCCATGATGCGCCCCaatccccatcccctgcccctggGACGCACCATCCCCGGAGGGCCATGCGCCGATCCTCCCCCAAGAGCCGCGCCCCGATCCCCACTCACAGGTGCCCGTCACCACGTGGCCGCCGGGGAGGGTTTTGGTGCCCGCGTGCTGGTGGATGTGGCTGCAGAAGCGCTGCGCCGGCTCCAGGAAGTCGGGGCTCAGCGCTGCCTCGGGCAGCTCGTCCAGCCGGGCCAGGTCGCAGCGCGGGGCCGGGCGGTCGAACACGAAGCACTTGCGGGAGGGGAAGTACTGGCGCAGGTATTTCTTGGGCAGATCCAGCTTCTCGGGCTGGCCTGGGAAGAGACCCCAGGGTCAGACCCATGTGCCTGGTATCCACCCCCCCAGAGGAGACCCATGGGGCCATTTACGCTGATAtcttgccccctccctgccccccgagaCCCATCCAGCCCAGTCCCCGCCCTGCACCTTGTCTGCGTTTCAGGGCGTTCTCCAGGTACTCGTCCTCGGTGATCTCCTGCCCgtccagctccagctgcagcGTGAAATCCCGCACGGCCCACACGAAGGCCGGGAAAAAGTGCACGAATTCAGCTGAATCCTCCCCCTTCTGCCGGCCGCCCTCACCTGCCGCCTTCACCTTGATGTGCTCCGTCAGCTCCGTCACGTAGCTGGGGGCCAGCTAAGGAACTGGAGACACAGCGCCCCCCGCAGGGGGTCCCTGAGCCCAGcgcccacagccctcaccccgcTGCCCCAGGAACGGCACCCAATGGTGGCACTGCTCCTGGCAcccaccccagacccctgctCCCAAGAGGGTGCGACAGGTGCTACCCAGTTATGGGAGTGGAATCCCAGCTGCTCCCACctcccggactcctgggtccctccCAGCAGGGGCAGGATACTGCAGCTGCTCCAGGGCGCACTGGTCGATGGTGCCCAGGCTGTTGTAGACCAGGGTGCCGCTGAGCAGCACGGCCAGCGTGAAGATCCACGCGTCGTTCTTCGCATCGCCCTGCGGGGAGGATAAAGGGGGGAAATCGCAGGGCGGCAGTGTCGGACCCCactgcagaggggtggggcagggtggatatggggcagggagctggagctCCCCCTGCAGGTCACAGAGGGAAGCACACCCCTCAGACCCCACTGCAGAGAAGCAGGGTTGtggggtgtgacgaagtgggggattttcttagtGTTTTACGTGAacactgtgtgcctcagtttccctgtgtgctgcgtgTGTAacgaggtgggggaaggggtttgtaattGCAGGggaccaggtgtgacctcgcCCGAGGGCCCTGAGAACTGCCTGGGCTGGGTCCAGACACTCAATAAACCTCCTGTGTGACGCTGGCAGAGTCCCTGCAGCTAGAGATCGGGGGCGTTGctccctctgggggtgggggccccGGGGGCCAGAGCGAGGGGAATCCCTGAGAGGACCCACGGCAGAGGTGCGGTCCCAGGAGGTGGCGAGGTCAGAGGGCCTAACCCGGAGAGTGAGTgaacccccgagaagggctgtcacactgggGGGTTCCTCCCAGGGGCTGTACGGAGCTGAGAGAACCCGGGGGCTGGGAGTCTGTGACGGGGGATATGGGGCAGGGAGCCGGAACTTCCCCTGCAGGTCGGGGGTGGGGAGCATggcccaccagaccccactgcagagggatggggtggggggatatgGGGCAGGGGAGACTGACCTATGCTGACCCCTGGGCCACCCACCTCCaggcccagagccccttcccacatccAGAGGGTTCTTGATCCCCCTAGGTGTCCCTGGATCCCCAGAGCCgaaacccagccctgccctcccatcACCCCCCACTCACCTTCTCCACGTCGCCCAGCCCCTCGGTGTCCAGCAGCACCAGGGTGTGGCCGgcccggtgggggtggggcaggcaccACATCCAGATGCCCTTGGTGTGCGACTGCACCGTGGCGCCCAGCGAGAaccctggggagagaggggcagagctgggacagacGCAGAgcgagggaacccaggagtcctgactcccagccccctcccccctgctctaaccactaggccacactcccctcccagagccagggagaaaacccaggagtcctggctcccaccccccctgctctgtccaccccactcccctcccagagctgggggcagagagaggccaGTGGAACGATTGGCTAGCGCTGACCTGTCACCTCTGTCAACCCTTCCCCACTACCCTGGATCACCCCATGAGCCTGTAAGGATAAGGCCCTTGTCTGCAGCCATTAgctaagaagcagaaagtcacatcctcacattccatcagGCTGGTAAGAAGGAGACCCCGTCCTAATGGTCCCCACTATCACCGGATACacaaacagatcttaaga contains:
- the LOC135892725 gene encoding guanylate-binding protein 1-like, with product MEEPMCLIENSPDGELQLNQRALALLQSVRQPVVVVAIAGLYRTGKSYLLNRLAGKDRGGFSLGATVQSHTKGIWMWCLPHPHRAGHTLVLLDTEGLGDVEKGDAKNDAWIFTLAVLLSGTLVYNSLGTIDQCALEQLHYVTELTEHIKVKAAGEGGRQKGEDSAEFVHFFPAFVWAVRDFTLQLELDGQEITEDEYLENALKRRQGQPEKLDLPKKYLRQYFPSRKCFVFDRPAPRCDLARLDELPEAALSPDFLEPAQRFCSHIHQHAGTKTLPGGHVVTGTLLGNLAVTYVDAIRSGAVPCMESAVLALAQIENSAAVGEAVAVYEEQLERRAALPTETVQELLELHAQCEREALWAFMARAFKDDEQQYQRQLKDKLDSKRAELCRRNEVASSDRCTAALMELSQELEERVCEGSYSVPGGYQHLLDDQREMVEKYQLVPGKGIMAAEVLQEFLKSKETVAQAVLQTDQSLTDRQREIEAERARAEAAEREAQLSQEMQARTEQLLQDQERSHEEHVRQLTAKMEQDRRQLLAEQQGVLALKLQEQERVLREGFRGEAARLEQQMQNLRQEMNRPRRSGCVVC